In Microbulbifer pacificus, the genomic stretch CATCTCCATCGAGTTCAACATCAACCGCGATGTGGACGGCGCGGCCAACGATATCCGCGACCGCGTCTCCGGGGTGCTGAACAACCTGCCGGTGGAGGCGGACCCGCCGGAAATCGAAAAGGTCGACAGCAGCGACGATGTGGTGATCTGGCTGAACCTCACTTCCGACCGGTTATCGGTGCCGGAGCTCACCGACTACGCCAACCGCTATCTGGTGGACCGCTTCTCGGTGCTGGACGGTGTGGCGCGGGTGCGGGTGGGCGGCGCCAAGGACTTCGCCATGCGCATCTGGCTGGACCGCGCGGCGATGACTGCGCACAACGTCACCAGCGCGGATATCGAGCGGGCGCTGCGCGCGGAAAACCGCGAGTTGCCGGCGGGTTACATGGAATCCACCGATCGCCAGTTCACCCTGCGCCTGCAGCGCCAGTTCCAGAGCGCCGAGGATTTCGCGCGCCTGGCCGTAGCCACCGGCGACAGCGGCCATGTGGTGCGGCTCGGCGACATGGCGCGGGTGGAGCTGGGCTCTGCGGAGGAGCGCTCCACCTTCCGCGGCAATGGCGAGCCCATGGTGGGGATCGGCATCACCCGCCAGTCCACCGGCAATATCGTCGCGGTGGCGGAGGCGGCCAAGGCGGAGATGGACAAGGTCAACAAGACCCTGCCGGACGGCATGCGCTTAAGCCAGAGTTACGACGCCTCGGTGTTTGTCTCCGAAGCGATCAGCGAGGTATACACCACACTCGCGATTGCAGTGATCCTGGTCACCCTGGTGATCTACCTGTTCCTCGGCAACTGGCGCGCTACGCTGGTGCCGGCGGTGACTGTGCCGGTATCGCTGATCGCCACCTCCATCCTGCTGTACGCCTTCGGTTTCAGCATCAACCTGTTGACCCTGCTGGCGCTGGTGCTCGCCATCGGTCTGGTGGTGGACGACGCGATTGTGGTGCTGGAAAACATTTTCCGGCGCATGGACGAATACGGCGAGCCGCCACTGCTGGCAGCCTACCGCGGCACCCGCGAGGTGGGCTTTGCGGTGGTGGCGACCACCCTGGTTCTGGTGGCGGTGTTCGTGCCCATCACCTTCCTCGAAGGGGATATCGGCCGGCTGTTTTCCGAGTTCGCGCTGACCATGTCCGCAGCGGTAATCTTCTCTTCCATCACCGCGCTCACCCTGTCGCCGATGATCGCCGCCAAGCTGATCCGCCCCAGTGATCAGCAGAGCCCGGTCACCCGCTTTATGGACGACAAGCTCACCCGCATCCAGCGCCGCTACCGCCGCGGGCTCGACGTGATCCTGCGCCATCGCTGGATCGCCGGCACCGTGTTTGTGGCTGTGATGGCCTTCGCCGCGCTGTCGTTCCGACTGATTCCCAGCGAGTATGCGCCGCGGGAAGACCGCGGCTCCTTCTTCCTGCTGGTCAACGGCCCCGAGGGCGCCAGCTACCAGTACATGCAGGAATATATGGACACCATCGAAGCGCGCATGATGCCGCTGGTGGAAAAGGGTTACGTCAACCGCCTGCTGGTGCGCTCACCGCGCTCTTTCGGCACCTCCGCCACCTTCAACACCGGCATGGTGATCTTCACTCTGGCGCCCTGGGGCGAGCGCCCGTCCGGGTTTGAGCTGATGAATCAGGTGCGCGAGGCGGTGAGCGACCTCTCCGGCGTGCGCGCCTTCCCGGTAATGCGCCAGGGGTTTGGTGGCGGTCTCGGCAAACCGGTGCAGTTTGTGCTGGGCGGCAGCAGTTACGAACAACTGACGCAATGGCGCGACCAGCTCAATCGCGCCCTGGAGACATCCAACCCGGGCCTGCTCGGCGTCGACTGGGATTACAAGGAAACCCAGCCACAGCTGCGTATCAATGTGGATTACGAACGCGCCGCCGATCTCGGCGTGCAGGTCAGCGATGTGGGCACCACCCTGCAGACCATGTTCGGCTCCCTGCGCGCCACCACGTTTATCAACAACGGCGAGGAGTACGATGTGATTCTGGAGGGGGAGCGCGACCTGCAGCGCACCCCGGACAGCCTGGAAAACGTCTATGTGCGCTCCTCCACCAACGGCGCCCTGATTCCATTGCAGAGTCTGGTGGACGTCAGCGAGTACGCGGATTCACCGCAACTGCAGCGCTACAACCGGGTGCGCTCCATTACCCTCGATGCCAACCTGGCAGACGGACTGGTGCTGGGGGAGGCGCTGGAATACCTGAACCAGCTGGTGGACGAAAACCTCGACGGCACACCGGTGATCGACTACAAGGGCCAGTCGAAAAGTTTCCACGACTCCGGCAACACCATCCTGTTCGCCATTCTGCTCGGCGCACTGGTGGTGTTCCTGGTGCTCGCCGCGCAGTTCGAGAGCTTTGTGCACCCGCTGGTGATCATGTTCACGGTGCCGCTGGCGATGGCCGGTGCGCTGGCGGGGCTGCTGCTGACCAACCAATCGCTGAATATCTACAGCCAGGTGGGGCTGATCATGCTGGTGGGGCTGGCGGCCAAGAATGGCATTCTGATTGTCGAATTTGCCAATCAGCTACGGGATCGCGGTGTGGAATTCGGCCAGGCCCTGCGCCAGGCCGCGGAGATCCGCCTGCGGCCGATCCTGATGACCGGTATCACCACCGCCGCGGGCTCGCTGCCGCTGTTGCTGTCTTCCGGCGCCGGCTCGGAAACCCGCGCGGTGATCGGCACCGTGGTGCTGTTCGGAGTGCTGGCGGCAACCCTGTTCACGGTCTACATCGTGCCGGTGGCCTATGACGTGCTGGCGCGCCGCACCGGTTCGCCGGGGCAGGTTGCGCGCGAGGTGGCGGAGATGGAATCCAGGCATCCCATGGCAAAGCAGGACTGAAGCCGGAGTAAGTGGCGGACCTTTCTGCGCCGGACTATCAAGTCCGGCGCTTTTCTCTTAATCTCGTGCGCCCGGCCGCAACTATTTCGCGCTGCGGATCGTCTAATTGGCACCAATCTGGAAGACACTGCCACTCGCACACAGGGAATCCCATGCGCAAGCTCATCGTCACGGCACTGGTAATACTCATGGCACTGGCCGCCGTCGCCTGTGACCGGGATGTCTGCTATCGCGACAGCGATCGGGAGCGCAAACCGAGTATTCCCTTCGCCAGTATCGGCAACGACTTTAGCGACATAACCCCGATTCTGGCCCTCGCCCATCCCTACTGAAGATTACCCGGCCGATTCGCCGAGCAGTGCATTGATCTGGCGGTCGTTCAGGCCAAACAGATACAGCGCCGCGTCCAGCCCGAAACCGTCGATGGCCTGTGGCGCTTCCGCGCGCACTTTCGGTTTGGCGTGGAAGGCAATACCCAGCGCACCTAGCGCCAGCATCGGCAGGTCGTTGGCGCCATCGCCCACGGCGATCACCTGATCCAGCGACAGCCCCAGGTCAGATGCGATTTCCTGCAACAGCTGCGCCTTGCGCGCGCCGTCCACGATCGGGTCGATCACGCCGCCGGTAAGGGCGCCGCCGTCAAATTCCAGCTGGTTGGCGTGTACGAAGTCCACCGCCAGGTGATTGTCGCGCAGGTAGTGGGCGAAGTAGGTAAAGCCACCGGAGAGGATCGCGGTCTTGCAGCCGAGCGCGCGCAGCGCCTGAAGCAGGCGCTGCGCGCCCGGCATCAGCGGAATGCGCGGGGCGATTTCCGCGAGACTGGCCTCGGTAAACCCTTTCAGCAGGCTCATGCGCTTGCGGAAGCTCTGCTGGAAATCCAGCTCACCGCGCATGGCAGAAAGAGTGATCTCCGCCACCTGGTCGCCAACACCGGCGATCTTGGCCAGTTCATCGATGACTTCCGCCTGAATCAGGGTGGAGTCCATATCGAAACACGCGAGTTTCGGCGCGCGCTGGGTGTGGCCCGCCTGCAACACCAGTTCCAGGCCGAGTTCCTGCCCCAGTTCCAGCAGTGCCAGGCGCGCCTCGTTGAAGGCGATATCGCCCTCCAGTTGCAGCCGCACCACACTGCATCCCGGGCGCGCGGCGAGGATATCCACCGCCGCGATATTCCAGCGGCATTCGCGCAGGAATTCCGCGAGCTTTTCCAGCTGCACGGCGTCAACCTCCGCCGTCAGCAGAGTCAGGCACCAGGGCGCGGTGACCGCTGCCGGATCGACACCGGCCACAGGCAGGGAAAACGTCTGCTGGCACAGCGCGGCGAGCGAGGAAAAGAGCGGGGTGTGAGTAGTTGCTTCCATGTCGGACTCTTGGAGTGATTCTTGCTGGGTTCAGCGTGGCGGGCCACTGGAGCCGAGAGGGCACCAGCGGAGCAATTGGCCGCGCATTATAGCCCGGCGCCTTTTTTCGCTGAAGAATCCGCGGGCGAATGCGCTAAAATCCCCTCCTGTACTGATCGCGGTCGATAACAAGATGAAAAAACTCCTCGCCAGTCTGTCCGAATTCGCCACCGGCCTGCCCCAGTGGTTCGCCGGCCTCAACCGCAACCAGCAGCGCCAGCTGCTGGCCGCCGCCATCTGGCTCACCCTCGCCGGTTTCTGCCTTGCCACCCTCGGTCACGCCTGGGGCCAGCAGAAAGCCGCCGCCACCCAGCGCGACCGCGCCAGCGCCACCGCCGCGGCCAAGCTGCTGGCGAGCCAGAGCCTGGAGCAGATCGTCGCCGGCGACCGCATCAGCCTGCAACTGCTGGCGCAGCAGGCGCTGGCACTGCCATCGGTGCGCGGCGTGACGATTCAGGATGTGGATTCGAGCCCGCTGGCACAGGCGGGCGAGCGCGACCGCGGTGAGATGATCACCGAGCCCGTGGTGCTGCACGACAGCCTCGCCGGCAGTGTGGCCCTGAACATCCAGCCCGGCGCATCCGCCGGCTATCCCTGGGCGAGTCTGCTGTTGTGCCTGATCTTCGCGCTGCCATTCAGCGCCGCCTGCGCACTGGCCGTCACTCAGCTGCAATCCGCAAGCCCGCAGAAGCGCAAACCTTTACTGGTACCGAAAGCCCAGCCCAAACCGCCACCGGAAGTGACCGCAGGCCTGTACCTGCGTCCACTGAACTGGGCCCAGCTCGGCAATCAGCTGTCGCGCAATGCGCTGGACAATCTGCAGTCTGAGCTCGAACAGCGCCTGCAACTCCTCACCCGCATCTATGACGCCCGCCCGCTGCCAAGTGCCGGCCCCTTCGTCGGCCTCGGCTTTGCGGGCGACGACGCCGCCTTCCGCGCAGTGTGTGCCGGCCTGCTGCTGCGCGGCCTGCAGCAGGCCAGCCGCGCCACCGGTTTGCAGCTGGCACTGGCGGTGCTGCCCACAAGAACGGATCAGTTCGACCTGAATGGCGAACAGCTGCTGAGCCAGCCCCGCGGACTCACCCTGCACCCGCAGTTGCAGGAAGATGACTCGCTGGAAAATCGCATCCAGTGCCACACCACCAGCTGGGGTGCCGAGGTCACCGGCCTCAACCCGAAACTGCAACAGCTTCTGGATAATCAGCTGCAACAGTTGGTTTCCGCCTAACGCGCCTCGTCTTAATTACTTTTTGGTTGTTGATATTCGTCGAAAATCTTCGTGATCGCGGTTTCGCGACCCTTAAATAACTTCCACTTGGGTTTCGGTTTGTTGCCAGCGGGTTATTCCAGGTCATCAAATCGAAAATTTAAGAAAGTTGAAAAGGTACACCCGCCATTCGGCGTGGAGGTTTTCATGACGCGTTCATTCGCAGGATTAGCAGGTGCTCTGGGGGCTGCGACGTTATTGACGCTGTCCGGTTGCACCAGTATGGAAGACATGACCGGCACCACAACGGCCACCAACCCGGACAAACGACCGGGTTACTACAGTGTCCAGGGCCGCTACTACCACTGCCATCAAAACGGTCGCTGTCACAACGTGCGACACCCCAACTACTACATGCGCGGTGGCAACTACCGCATGGACACCCCTCCATCACGTATCAACCAGCCACGCTGAAACGTACTTTTCATCACACATCAAATTCCGATGTAACAGTGCATTGCACACTTTGATGCATCGGCTTTCTGTCCGCGGAGGTCTCGCATGAACAGAATCGTCAAAAAGGGCCTGCTGGCCGCAACTGTGTTTGGCTCACTTACCCTCGGTGCCTGCGTATCCGATGGTTATTACAGCTCCGGCAGCGTCGGTTACTCCAGCTATCCCTACACCACACCCTATGTGTACCCATCCGGTAATGTTTCCTTCTACTACTCTTCGCCACGGTATTACCGGTATGGGTACTATCCCCGCTACTACCGCGGCGGCTACTATCGTTACCACGGGCGTCACTATTACAACCGCCCGGGATACCGTCCCGGTTATGGTCCAGGGCACCGCCCCGGCTACCGTCCGCCGCATGCCTCCCACCGCCCGGGATATCCTGGCCATCGCCCAGGTGGCGCGGGTCGCCCCGTACATCGCGCCGGTGGACGCCGCCGCTAACCGTCACCGCGGTTGACGCGAACACCAGAAAGCCGCCTGCGGGCGGCTTCTTTCATTGCATACTCATACCTTGGTCATACAGACCGGCAACTCCAGCCACTGCTAGGATTTCCGCAAAGAATGAATAAGCATGCGGGAGTTTGTCGTGCAACCCAGTCAGCCACACACTGTTCTTATCACTGGCTCCACCAGTGGGATCGGCCTCGCCATTGCCCACTGCTTTGCGCGCGCTGGCCACCACATCATGCTGCACGGGCTCGCCGACGCCGATACCGGACGGGCGCTGCTGGCTGATTTCGCGGACTACACAGGTCGCACCGGCTTCAGTGCTGCGGACATTTCCAGCGAGTCCGGCTGTGCACAGTTGGTCGAGGATACCCGCGAGGCCATCGGCAACCCTTCAGTGCTCATCAACAATGCCGGCATCCAGTTCACCGCACCCGCCCACGATTTCCCCGCGGAGAAATGGCAGCAGATACTGGCCATCAACCTGAGCGCCGGCTTCTTTCTCGCTCGCGACCTGCTGCCGGCCATGCGTGCCGCGAACTGGGGGCGTATCATCAATATCGCATCTGTGCACGGCCTGGTAGCCTCGGAACACAAGGCGGCCTACTGCGCCGCCAAACACGGTCTGGTTGGGCTCACCAAGGTGCTGGCACTGGAGAATGCGGACTGCAATATCACCGCCAATGCGATCTGCCCCGGCTGGGTGGAAACACCCCTGATCCAGCCACAGATTGAGGCCATCGCTCGCGAGCAACAGGTGGATATGGAGACCGCGCGTGCAGAACTTGTCGGCGCCAAGCAACCGATGGCAAAAGCGACGAGCCCGGAGGCGATCGCCGAGCTGGCACTGTATCTGTGTGGCAACTTCGCCGGCACCATTACCGGTGCGGCCCTGCCGGTGGACGGTGGATGGAGCGCACAGTAGTATCCTTTGCACCCGCTTCTTTCATTCTCCAGGGTGCTGCCGTGAATTATCAGTTGCTGATTGCCGACGATCATCCGCTCTATCGCGATGCGCTGGCGACAACACTTTCCAGCCATTTCCCCAATTCTGATCTGTTGCAAAGCGAGGATCTGGATTCGACGCTGCAACGGCTTTCCCAGTCTGAAGTTGATTTGCTTTTGCTGGATCTGAATATGCCGGGCAGTGAGGGTTTCAGCGGCCTTGCGCGTATCCGCAATGATTTTCCGGCGGTGCCGGTTGTGGTGGTTTCCGGTAGTGACCGACACTCGGTGATACAACAGGCGGCGGGGCTTGGGGCCAGCGGTTTTCTCTCCAAAACAGCACGACCGGACGAAATTCTGCAGTGTATCGAGTGTGTACTGGCGGGAGACCAATGGTTCAGTGAGGAGGCGTTACAGGCCGAATCGGAATCTTTACTGGCCGAGAAACTGAATCAACTCACTCCGCAGCAGTTGAAGATTTTTCAGATGATTGCGCAGGGAATGCTGAACAAGCAGATTGCGTTTGATCTCGACATTACCGAACCCACGGTGAAGAGCCACGTCACGGCGATTCTGCGCAAGCTTGAGTTGCGGGATCGGAAGCAGTTGATTCGCGAAGCTCAGGCTCTGATTCAGATCTAGTCTGGTTTTGCGCTTCGTAGCCTTTGGTTTGAGCGCTGTTCTGGCTTCTGTAGCGGAGGATTACCGGGTACGGGTTTTCAGGACCGAGCTAGGCGCCCCCCTTCAACCCATCCCTGGGCGCTGCGGCGCAAACATCCTGTTTGCGACGCTCCTGAAAACCCGTACCCGGCACTCCACCTTCACATTTAAGTTCCGCGCTTCGTAAGCAATCTTCAATCAGCGCTCCATTGACTTACGAAGCAAACCGCTTCGACTTGAAGGGCAGGTAGCGGGGATCCGCTTTTGAAAGCGTCGGCAACAGGGATGTTGCCGACGCAGCGTACAGGGATGTATTCACAGCGGTTTCAAAAGCGGATACCCGGTGCCTGGCCGCCACCCATGTCAAAACAGAGCATCGCCGGACCTCCAAACCAACAACGGAGCAGCAAGCAAAAAACTCAAACGCCCCGCAAGTACTCAGCAACATGGCGATAAACCCGTCCACAAGCCTCCGGCACCAGGCTCTCGATATTCAGAAACGCATGAATCATGTCGGCAAAGTGCAGATGCTCCGCTTTGGCGCCACCATCACGCATCTTGCGAATATACTCCAACCCTTCATCCCGCAAAGGGCAAAACCCCGCAGTAACTACCAGCGTTGCCGGCATATTTCCCGTGAACTCTCCATGCAGCGGTGACGCCAGATAAGGATTCTCAGCGTTGCGGAAATAGTTCTCGAAGTACCAGAGAATTTTTTCTTTCTCCAGCAAATAACCCCGTCCATTTTCTTCAATGGAAGGCGTCTGCATGGTGTAGTCGAGACTCGGGTAAATCAGCACCTGCGCGTCAATCCGGTGCGGCTGGTGTTGTAACAAACGCGAAGCGGAGGCACAGAGTGCACCACCACCGGAATCACCCATCAGAATCCAGCGGCCGTTATGTCGAATGTCTTTACGATCCAGCGCAACACCCAGATTTCGCACCACACTGATCAGATCATTCAATGCCGCAGGGTAGGGGTTTTCCGGAGCACGGCGATATTCCACGGAGATTACCGAGCGCTTGCAGGCGGCGGCGACGCGACGACAGATCGGATCGTAAACCGTCACACTGCCAGCCATATGGCCACCGCCGTGGCAGTAGATGATCATTGCTCCATCGACGGCATCTTCAGGCTGGTAAACACGCACAGGCACTGAGTACTCGCCACCGGTCACCAGCGTATCCGACACCGCCATTTCCGGGCCGGGGTCGACGAAGTTGCGCGTGAGATTGGCCAGGCTTTCCCGCGCATTTGTCGGCGTCGCCTCAAAGCCCGCCGCCTTCAGTTTCGCGACCTGTGCGTTTACCGCCACCAGCCATTCTGCAAGCTTGGGATTAAGTGCCGAATCACGCGGTTGCATTGTCAGCCTCCAGGTTTTCCGTCTCAGGTTTTTTACCGCTTTCCGGCAGTAAAAATGAAAACACAAACAGCGAGGCGGAGCAGGCCACGGCAAAATATGCCGCCGTCGCCGGCTCACCGGTAATATCCGCCAGCACACCGGCACCGTACATCAAGGCCGTTTCCACTCCGTAGGAAATGGACCAGAACATGGCGAAGGTAACGGTGATTTTCGCCGGGGTCATACCGGGCAATTCCTGCGGCAGCGTTACCAGCGCCGTCATCGGCAGGAACATGCAGAAGCCGGCGAGTGCGGCGGCGGTGTAGGCGATGACCGGGTCGCGACTGGTGACCATCAGTGCCGCGAAAACCACCAGTGCAAGGCCACCAAAGCGCAGCACCGGCAGGCGCAGTGCATAGCGCCTGGTAACCATGATGCCCGCGATGGTGCCCAGCATACCGGCGGCAATCATGACCGCGGAAAGGTGATGGCTCGCCACTGCGAAACCGTCGATCAGTGGGAACAGCGCAAACACCGCGATGTAGCAGAACAGCACCCCACAGTAGGCGAGCGGCAGCCACCAGTTGACGCTTTCCTTCACGCCCTGCCCGAATCCGTAGTTCTCCTCCGGCTTGTCGCCGCCGCCAGACAGCGGGAAGTTTTCGGCAGTCATCCACCACAACACCCCCAGCGCCAGCACCATCACGCCATACAGCACCATGACCGACTGCCAGCTGCCGAGCCAGCTGAGCAGCGTCGTCGTGGTGAGCAGCGCAAGCAGGTTGCCGGTGTTGAAGGCAGCGGCGTTGATGCCGTTGATCAGTGGGCGTTCACTGGCCGAGAAGTAGTGCAGTACCACCGGTGCGAAATACACAATCGCCAACGCGCCACCGAGCCCCAACGCCAGGCGCGACAGCAACCAGCCGCCGTAACTGCCCGCGAGTGCGCCGAGGCCGCCAGCGGCAATCAGCACAATGGCTATGGCAAAAGCGCGCTTGGCGCCGAGTCGCATCAGCAGGGCCGCGGCGGCGAGGTTACCGACGATCTTGGCGAGGGTGATGACGTTGCTGCCCCAGGTGGCACTCGCAAAACCCTCTTCACCAAAGGACGACTGGATCGCCGGGGTGAGAATCGCCCCCGAAACCCAGCTCGCGGCGAACAGCGCGTAGGCGCCGAACATCAGGATTTCCAACAGGTATTTTTTCATTGCGGGATACCACTTTTTATTCTAGAAATTGCCATTTGCCAGACTGCGTCGGTTGCCGCCGCTTGCCTATACGACCTTGGTCGCAACGACCGCCGCAAGGGTCTTCTGCCGCTGCTGCAGTAGCGCGCGCAGCGCCGCAGGGCGCAGAGGCTTCTGCAGAAACTGCCAGCCGGCGTTGTGCGCCCGATTCTTCACCGTATTGGTGTTTTCCGCGGAAATGATCACACAGGGCACGCGATAACCGCGCCCCCCGTCCCAGTGGGACAGCAGCTCGGCCGCCAGATCGATGCCGTTGTCGCCGTCGTCGAGGTGGAAGTCCATCAGCAGCAGATCGGGCTCCGCGGCAGCCAGCGCCTCCGCGCGGTTGCGCGCGCTGTGCACGGTGCAGCCCCAGCCTTCGAGCAGAGCGGCCATGGCTTCGAGGATCGAGGGTTCGTTGTCCACGCACAGCACCTGCAGATCCAGCTTCGCACCGCGCCCGGAAACTGCACTCAACGGCAGGCGGGGCTCCACACGGGCGCTGGCGCGCGCCAGACGCACACGGAACACACTGCCGCGCCCGGGCACAGAGGAAAGGCTGATAGGGCTGTTGAGCAGCCGGCAGAGACGCTCCACGGTGGCGAGGCCGAGGCCATAGCCGTGCTGGCGGGCGCTGTTGTCGGCATTATGGGATGACGGCGGTGTGAGACGGCAGAACTCGCGGAAGATGGCCTGCTGCTGCTCGCGCGCGATGCCCTCACCGGTATCCCATACTTCGAGGGAAATGTCCGCTCCACGCTTGCGTGCGGCCACCAGCACGCCACCGAGGGTTGTGTATTTGACCGCATTGTCCAGCAGATTCTGTATCACCCTGCGCAGCATTTTTTCATCGCTGTGCACCCACAGGCAGCTGCGGCGGTAGCGCAGGCGGATGCCGCGGCTGCCGGCGGCGAGGCGCGCCTGAGCCACGGCGTCATCGAGAATGCTGTCGAGTGACACCGCGGTGAAACTGGGACGGATATCCCCCGCATCCATACGCGCGATCTGCAGCATGTCGGTGATCAGCTGTTCCGCAGATGCCAGCGCGCGGTCGGCGCGGGTCAGCAGCTGACGGCTTTTGTCCTCCAGCGGGTGCGCGGCCAGCGCATCGATGAAAAGACGGCTGGCGTTCAGCGGCTGCACCAGGTCGTGACTGGCGGCGGCGAGGAAGCGGGTCTTGCCGGCGCTGGCCGCCTGCAGTTCCTGATTCAGCCCCTGAAGCTCATCGTTGACGGATTCCAGCTCGGCGGTGCGATGCACCACCTTCTGCTCCAGCGAGTT encodes the following:
- a CDS encoding efflux RND transporter permease subunit, with product MIISDTAVKRPVFALVLSLLLVVFGLISFDRLALREYPDIDPPIVSITTNYPGASADIVETRITRQIEDRIAGIEGIKTVSSSSTDGRSSISIEFNINRDVDGAANDIRDRVSGVLNNLPVEADPPEIEKVDSSDDVVIWLNLTSDRLSVPELTDYANRYLVDRFSVLDGVARVRVGGAKDFAMRIWLDRAAMTAHNVTSADIERALRAENRELPAGYMESTDRQFTLRLQRQFQSAEDFARLAVATGDSGHVVRLGDMARVELGSAEERSTFRGNGEPMVGIGITRQSTGNIVAVAEAAKAEMDKVNKTLPDGMRLSQSYDASVFVSEAISEVYTTLAIAVILVTLVIYLFLGNWRATLVPAVTVPVSLIATSILLYAFGFSINLLTLLALVLAIGLVVDDAIVVLENIFRRMDEYGEPPLLAAYRGTREVGFAVVATTLVLVAVFVPITFLEGDIGRLFSEFALTMSAAVIFSSITALTLSPMIAAKLIRPSDQQSPVTRFMDDKLTRIQRRYRRGLDVILRHRWIAGTVFVAVMAFAALSFRLIPSEYAPREDRGSFFLLVNGPEGASYQYMQEYMDTIEARMMPLVEKGYVNRLLVRSPRSFGTSATFNTGMVIFTLAPWGERPSGFELMNQVREAVSDLSGVRAFPVMRQGFGGGLGKPVQFVLGGSSYEQLTQWRDQLNRALETSNPGLLGVDWDYKETQPQLRINVDYERAADLGVQVSDVGTTLQTMFGSLRATTFINNGEEYDVILEGERDLQRTPDSLENVYVRSSTNGALIPLQSLVDVSEYADSPQLQRYNRVRSITLDANLADGLVLGEALEYLNQLVDENLDGTPVIDYKGQSKSFHDSGNTILFAILLGALVVFLVLAAQFESFVHPLVIMFTVPLAMAGALAGLLLTNQSLNIYSQVGLIMLVGLAAKNGILIVEFANQLRDRGVEFGQALRQAAEIRLRPILMTGITTAAGSLPLLLSSGAGSETRAVIGTVVLFGVLAATLFTVYIVPVAYDVLARRTGSPGQVAREVAEMESRHPMAKQD
- the serB gene encoding phosphoserine phosphatase SerB is translated as MEATTHTPLFSSLAALCQQTFSLPVAGVDPAAVTAPWCLTLLTAEVDAVQLEKLAEFLRECRWNIAAVDILAARPGCSVVRLQLEGDIAFNEARLALLELGQELGLELVLQAGHTQRAPKLACFDMDSTLIQAEVIDELAKIAGVGDQVAEITLSAMRGELDFQQSFRKRMSLLKGFTEASLAEIAPRIPLMPGAQRLLQALRALGCKTAILSGGFTYFAHYLRDNHLAVDFVHANQLEFDGGALTGGVIDPIVDGARKAQLLQEIASDLGLSLDQVIAVGDGANDLPMLALGALGIAFHAKPKVRAEAPQAIDGFGLDAALYLFGLNDRQINALLGESAG
- a CDS encoding 3-hydroxybutyrate dehydrogenase; protein product: MQPSQPHTVLITGSTSGIGLAIAHCFARAGHHIMLHGLADADTGRALLADFADYTGRTGFSAADISSESGCAQLVEDTREAIGNPSVLINNAGIQFTAPAHDFPAEKWQQILAINLSAGFFLARDLLPAMRAANWGRIINIASVHGLVASEHKAAYCAAKHGLVGLTKVLALENADCNITANAICPGWVETPLIQPQIEAIAREQQVDMETARAELVGAKQPMAKATSPEAIAELALYLCGNFAGTITGAALPVDGGWSAQ
- a CDS encoding response regulator transcription factor, which codes for MNYQLLIADDHPLYRDALATTLSSHFPNSDLLQSEDLDSTLQRLSQSEVDLLLLDLNMPGSEGFSGLARIRNDFPAVPVVVVSGSDRHSVIQQAAGLGASGFLSKTARPDEILQCIECVLAGDQWFSEEALQAESESLLAEKLNQLTPQQLKIFQMIAQGMLNKQIAFDLDITEPTVKSHVTAILRKLELRDRKQLIREAQALIQI
- a CDS encoding alpha/beta hydrolase; its protein translation is MQPRDSALNPKLAEWLVAVNAQVAKLKAAGFEATPTNARESLANLTRNFVDPGPEMAVSDTLVTGGEYSVPVRVYQPEDAVDGAMIIYCHGGGHMAGSVTVYDPICRRVAAACKRSVISVEYRRAPENPYPAALNDLISVVRNLGVALDRKDIRHNGRWILMGDSGGGALCASASRLLQHQPHRIDAQVLIYPSLDYTMQTPSIEENGRGYLLEKEKILWYFENYFRNAENPYLASPLHGEFTGNMPATLVVTAGFCPLRDEGLEYIRKMRDGGAKAEHLHFADMIHAFLNIESLVPEACGRVYRHVAEYLRGV
- a CDS encoding MFS transporter → MKKYLLEILMFGAYALFAASWVSGAILTPAIQSSFGEEGFASATWGSNVITLAKIVGNLAAAALLMRLGAKRAFAIAIVLIAAGGLGALAGSYGGWLLSRLALGLGGALAIVYFAPVVLHYFSASERPLINGINAAAFNTGNLLALLTTTTLLSWLGSWQSVMVLYGVMVLALGVLWWMTAENFPLSGGGDKPEENYGFGQGVKESVNWWLPLAYCGVLFCYIAVFALFPLIDGFAVASHHLSAVMIAAGMLGTIAGIMVTRRYALRLPVLRFGGLALVVFAALMVTSRDPVIAYTAAALAGFCMFLPMTALVTLPQELPGMTPAKITVTFAMFWSISYGVETALMYGAGVLADITGEPATAAYFAVACSASLFVFSFLLPESGKKPETENLEADNATA